From the genome of Periplaneta americana isolate PAMFEO1 chromosome 15, P.americana_PAMFEO1_priV1, whole genome shotgun sequence, one region includes:
- the LOC138715371 gene encoding LIRP-like → MLRLYMNAVLISVLCCTCALSDLQKRQIPNRYCGRYLVSALSLVCDGRYNGLPENKRGAEVTLDDLMQVPGDEWMQQGVPDEMFPFRPLSASTLLTNTRFRRPRRHGGIVDECCNNKGCTINELRTYCSTPAP, encoded by the exons ATGCTGAGACTGTACATGAACGCTGTGTTGATCAGTGTACTGTGCTGCACGTGTGCATTGTCCGACCTGCAGAAGAGGCAGATCCCCAATCGGTACTGCGGCCGTTACCTCGTCAGCGCGCTGAGTCTCGTCTGTGATGGCAGGTACAACGGTCTGCCGGAGAACAAGAGGGGCGCAGAAGTCACCCTCGATGACCTAATGCAAG TCCCAGGTGACGAGTGGATGCAGCAGGGAGTCCCGGATGAGATGTTCCCGTTCAGGCCCCTCTCAGCGTCTACACTGCTGACCAACACCAGGTTTAGACGCCCTAGAAGACACGGCGGCATCGTGGACGAGTGTTGTAACAACAAGGGCTGCACAATAAATGAGCTGAGGACATACTGCTCCACTCCTGCACCATAG